TGTTACCTCAACCGGGCTAATCTAGGTCAGGCTAATTTGGTGGCGGCGAACCTAAGTGGGGCTAGTTTAAACCAGGCAGACCTGGCCGGAGCCGATCTACGCAGTGCCAATTTTCACGGGGCCATGCTCCAGGATACGAATTTAATTGGGGCGGATCTACGGGGAGCGGATTTAAGTGGTGCTACCCTCACCGGGGCCTGTTTGCGGGGAGCTAATATGCGTCAGGAAAAAAAGGGCTACTACACCAATCTCCAGGCCGCTATCCTCGGTCGGGCAGACCTCCAGGGGGCCAACATGAAGGGGGTAGATTTAAGCCGGGCAGATTTAAGCTACGCTAACTTGAAGGAGGCTAATCTGCGAGATGTGGATTTGCGTAAGGCAGACCTGAGCTACGCCAACTTAAAAGGGGCCCTGCTAACTGACGCTAACTTGTCGGGGGCAAAGTTAAATGGTGCCGATTTACAAAATGCCAATTTGATGCGAGCGAAGATTTCTGAGGCAGAAATGACGGCAGTGAATTGCCAGGGGGCCATTATGACCCATGTCAACCTGAATCGGACCAATCTCACGGGGTCCAATTTGAGCTTCACCCGCATGAACAGTGCCGACCTGAGTCGGGCCAACTTGACTAAAGCTAACCTACAGGAAGCAGAGCTGATTGAAGCATTTTTTGCCAGGGCCAATTTGACGGAGGCCAACTTCATCAATGCCAACTTGGTGCGGGCGGATCTAATGAGTGCCAATATGGTGGGGGCAGATTTTCAAGGGGCGACTATGCCGGATGGGCAAGTGCGTCACCACTAGAAATTTTACGGTATCTATAACCAACCTTTGAGGCGGCGGGCCACTTGGGGACGACGGAGTTTCCGCATGGCTTTGCTTTGGATTTGTCTAACCCTTTCCCGGGAAAGATTAAACATATTGCCCACTTCCTCAAGGGTGTAACTTTGGTGGCTGGCAATGCCGTAGCGCAGACAAATCACTTCCATTTCCCGTTCCGTTAGTACCTCGGCCAATACTTCGACAATTTCCCGCCGCAACATGGATTCATTCATCAAATCCTCCGGCAACTGCAGTTGTTGATCTTCTAGTAGATCTACCAACTCGGTGTCTTCCCCTTTGCCTACCCGATGGTTTAAGGACAGGGACTGACGACGCAATTGCAGTAATTGTCTTAGTTGGGCAGGGGTAATGTCCAAAGCAGCGGCCAATTCCCCTTCGTTGGGATTGCGCTTCAATTCCTGCTTGAGACTGCGTTGGGCTTTCTTGATTTTGTTGAGCTTTTCCACCACATGGATGGGCAAACGAATGGTGCGAGCGTCATTGGCAATGGTGCGGGTGATGGCCTGGCGGATCCACCAGTAGGCATAGGTGGAAAATTTATAACCTTTATCGGGATCAAACTTTTCTGCGGCTCGGTTGAGACCGATCGCCCCTTCTTGGATCAGGTCGAGGAAGGGAACACCACGGTTGAGGTAACGCTTGGCAATGGAAACCACTAGGCGGAGATTGGAGCGGATCATCCGTCGTTTGGCAGCCCGCAGTTGATAAAGCCAAATCTCAAATTGTCTGACCTGGGGAAATTCTAGGGCTTGCCCCCACTCCTGGAGGGAAGGCGTTCGTTCCAGTTGTTGGGTGAGTTGTTGTCTAACATCTTCTGCGCTGACCAACAATCGGATTTGTCTAGCCAATTCCACTTCTTCGGCGGCACTCAGGAGGGGATAGCGGGCCATTTCTTTAAAAAAAGCCCCCACAGTGTCTTCACTTACTGCTTTATTAAAACTTCCTTGTTGGCCATCTCCCAGGGTGACTTCGATCGCCGGAGGGTCATCATTGGCGATCGCCTGGCCATCAGCGAGGCCATCCAAAGCCTGCCATTGGTCAACGGCACTGGTGTTGGGGGTGGAGAGGGAAGACATATCGCTCATAGGTTGAAAAAACTAAACGGAAACAATCGAGAAAGGAAAAGATGTGGCAACAACAAGGCCACCCAAGGAAACAGAAAACAACCAGAAATTATCCAATCGGCCAGAGCATCATCCAGATAGACCACCCCAACGGTTAAGGCTCTCCACTTTCAGCTATGCGCACTGCGGTAGTGGTGTTCCAGAACCAGATACCAGTCCCCGTGGCTAGATTGTGTCATTGATTTTCCAAAAATGGCAAAACTTTAGTTTTTTTTAATATCTATCTGTCCAAAATATCGTTAAATTTTCACGGCAGTGTAATTCGTGATACAAACTTGATTTGATCGCCATTTTTGTCAGCTTTCCTTAATTTCAAGGCGATCAACGTTAAAATTGCCAAAAAAATCCGCCCTGGTGAAACCACAGCGGACAATTTCCTAAAAGGAATGATTAATGAAAATTAGTGGGAAAAATACGGCAGTTAACCAATTAAATCCAATCAAATCAGTCAATAACCCTAGTTTCCTGCTGAAATCTAGACCAAAACCTGTTGCCATTCCAAGCGTTCCAACGTGCGGGAGCGCTCCAGGGCCCGCTCAAAGCTATCCAGGTTGGCATCGATGGTGAGGGGTTCTCCCACATGGCTTTGTACCGCTTCCTGGGTTTTTAAACCATTACCAGTGATGTAGACCACCGTAGTTTCTTCGGGATCAATTTTGCCCGCTTCCACTAGTTTTTTCAGCACTGCAACGGTGGTGCCCCCAGCGGTTTCGGTAAAGATGCCTTCGGTTTCCGCCAACAGCTTGATCCCTTCGATAATTTCGGCATCGTTGACGCTTTCAATGTTGCCATTGGTTTTGCGGGCAATGTCCAGGGCATAAACTCCGTCAGCGGGGTTGCCGATGGCAATGGATTTAGCAATGGTGTTGGGTTTGACTGGCTTAACAAAGTCCCGGCCCTCTTGGAAAGCAGTGGCGATGGGGGAACAACCCTCTGCTTGGGCACCACTGAAACGCACTGGCTTATCATCCACCAAACCGACTTTGATAAATTCTTGGAAGCCCTTGTGGATTTTGGTGAACAGGGAACCGGAAGCGAGGGGAGCCACAATGTGGTCGGGCAATTTCCAACCCAATTGTTCCGCCACCTCAAAGCCCAGGGTTTTGGAGCCTTCGGAGTAGTAGGGGCGCAGGTTAATGTTCACGAAACCCCAGCCGTAGCTGTTGCCCACTTCACAGCAGAGACGATTGACCTGGTCATAGTTGCCTTTCACTGCCATTAGGGTGGGATTGTAAATCAAGGTCCCCAATACTTTGCCTGCTTCCAAATCCGCCGGGATAAACACACAGCAGTCCAAACCGGCATGGGCGGCGATCGCCGCAGTGGAGTTGGCCAAATTACCGGTGCTGGCGCAGGAAACGGTGGTGAAGCCCAATTCCCGGGCCCTGGTCAGAGCAACGGACACCACCCGGTCCTTGAAGCTCAAGGTGGGCATATTAACCGCATCGTTTTTAATGTAGAGATTTTTCAGCCCCAGGCGGCGGGCTAAACGATGGGATTTAACCAAGGGGGTCATGCCAGTGCCCACATCAATTACATCTTTACCAGTGACGGGCAGAAAGGCGCGGTAACGCCAAATGGAATTAGGACCCGCTTCAATGGTTTCCCTCGTAACGTGGCGGCGGATTAAATCGTAGTCGTAGGCCACTTCCAGAGGAGCAAAGGTTTCCTCACAGATGTGTAGTGCTTTGAGGGGATATTCGGTATTGCCTTCCTTGGAAACCAGTTTGGTACAAGCGGAAATAAATTCTGGAGCCGTGGTGGTGGCGGTGGTCATGGGGCAAAGTCCTAAATTTCATTAATCTTTCGGCATGCTAACACGGGGCAAAATGGGCGTCAATTAATCCCGACTAATTTTATCGGGTTTAGTTTTCTTGCACCAAAATGACCTTTTTTTACCCAGCATTGATGGGAAGACTCGGCAGGGAGCGAGCTAAAATAGGTCGGTTTTCCCCAAGGGAATTAAGCCCCGTAACTTTGGTTGGTTCCTAGACAACGGTTTGTTAAATGGGGTGTTTCTTCCCCACTGAACCCCCGAAAACCCTAGTGAGGCTGGGCAATTTTGAGCCTATGA
The genomic region above belongs to Synechocystis sp. PCC 6803 substr. PCC-P and contains:
- the thrC gene encoding threonine synthase yields the protein MTTATTTAPEFISACTKLVSKEGNTEYPLKALHICEETFAPLEVAYDYDLIRRHVTRETIEAGPNSIWRYRAFLPVTGKDVIDVGTGMTPLVKSHRLARRLGLKNLYIKNDAVNMPTLSFKDRVVSVALTRARELGFTTVSCASTGNLANSTAAIAAHAGLDCCVFIPADLEAGKVLGTLIYNPTLMAVKGNYDQVNRLCCEVGNSYGWGFVNINLRPYYSEGSKTLGFEVAEQLGWKLPDHIVAPLASGSLFTKIHKGFQEFIKVGLVDDKPVRFSGAQAEGCSPIATAFQEGRDFVKPVKPNTIAKSIAIGNPADGVYALDIARKTNGNIESVNDAEIIEGIKLLAETEGIFTETAGGTTVAVLKKLVEAGKIDPEETTVVYITGNGLKTQEAVQSHVGEPLTIDANLDSFERALERSRTLERLEWQQVLV
- a CDS encoding pentapeptide repeat-containing protein, encoding MEAKELVQRYRNGETLFTGLKLPGINLEAADLIGIVLNEADLRGANLLFCYLNRANLGQANLVAANLSGASLNQADLAGADLRSANFHGAMLQDTNLIGADLRGADLSGATLTGACLRGANMRQEKKGYYTNLQAAILGRADLQGANMKGVDLSRADLSYANLKEANLRDVDLRKADLSYANLKGALLTDANLSGAKLNGADLQNANLMRAKISEAEMTAVNCQGAIMTHVNLNRTNLTGSNLSFTRMNSADLSRANLTKANLQEAELIEAFFARANLTEANFINANLVRADLMSANMVGADFQGATMPDGQVRHH
- a CDS encoding RNA polymerase sigma factor, RpoD/SigA family, giving the protein MSDMSSLSTPNTSAVDQWQALDGLADGQAIANDDPPAIEVTLGDGQQGSFNKAVSEDTVGAFFKEMARYPLLSAAEEVELARQIRLLVSAEDVRQQLTQQLERTPSLQEWGQALEFPQVRQFEIWLYQLRAAKRRMIRSNLRLVVSIAKRYLNRGVPFLDLIQEGAIGLNRAAEKFDPDKGYKFSTYAYWWIRQAITRTIANDARTIRLPIHVVEKLNKIKKAQRSLKQELKRNPNEGELAAALDITPAQLRQLLQLRRQSLSLNHRVGKGEDTELVDLLEDQQLQLPEDLMNESMLRREIVEVLAEVLTEREMEVICLRYGIASHQSYTLEEVGNMFNLSRERVRQIQSKAMRKLRRPQVARRLKGWL